The sequence agcatcatatTACCAGTAAAGTCAcgtttttgatttattttatttttcaagaatacgtttttttgttttttatttcaggcTCTCCTCCATATCCTGAGCTGGAGCCTCAGTCTGTGCTCCCAAAGCTACAAGGGTCTTATCGAATGAAGAGACCAGAGAACTGTGGAGGACCTTTGTAAGTAAAGCAGAAGGGCTACTTAACAGGGAATGATTTACTGTCCCTTGGTGCAGGAATAGCAACTGAGTCATTTGTGATGAATTTCCACTCAAATAATACTCTCCCTGgggttttacaaaaaaaataaatcactgaaCTTGGAaataaatagtttgacattttggaaatataTTCATTTGCTTTCCTGTTTAGAGTTAGATAAGCTACTCTCATGTCTGTTCttaaaatatgaagctacagtgcAACCAGCAGCCAGATggattagcttagcattaagactggaaacatcctggctctgtccaaaggcaaaaaaacaaatcagcctCTGGGCACCGGTAAAGATCCCTTATTAACAGTTacataagagtggtatcaatcttctcatctgactttTAGCTTGAACatgaatatgtgtatttttatgtatttcccaaaatgtcaaactactcctttaacaccaaatgtgttttaaatccCTTTCGTATGCTCTTAGGTATGATCTGATGAAGTACTGTTGGATGTGGAGTTTCAAAGACCGACCTGCATTCTCATCCATCATAAAGCTGTTAGAGTCCTCACTGCACCTCGCAGCTACTAAAGACATTTGTGTTCCTGAAATAATGGACATATTTGAGTATAACAGAAAGGCGGGACTGCTCTCGTAGATGCAGGTACAACCATATGACAACAGGAACATCAACAGGAAAAGATCTTCATACTAAGTGTGGTTATATATCAGATTGTGACATCTACTGTTGACCAGTAGGCCTACCTACAATGATAACCTATAAtctatcatttttgtttttagactCAGCAGATTAATCTGAATGTATAGACTGAATAGGCTcaacttgtgaaaaaaaaatgtgcaagaAAACATGTAACTTTGTACTTTTACAGTGATATATTGATGATACAATGAATGAAGGATAAAAGGATGAAAGCAAGTATTTATTATTACCTCTTTATTGTCAAAAATGTATAGACATCAAAGCACAGGTCTTATTACTCATCAGGATCTTTTGCATTGGGTAAAGtatagtttttgtattttataatgcTCTTGGCATGCATACATTACTGTGACTTTACAgtttgaaaaccaaaacaaccacacaggAAAGCTGAATGCACCAGAGCACATTCATAAACCTTGTCAAACCCCACAGTGGGTTTAAATCAGTATCCCAATCAGAAGACATGACCTTttgcattcattaaaaaataataaaaacagagcttttGAGGTAGAGCTCCGTTAGGTAGACTCATTTAGATAACTCACAACTTGCTAAAACTATGAGTTATGGCTTATAGAGGGTTCAAATCATTAAAGTCACTGAACTCCAATTGCAAAGTGATGTCGTAACCTTTATTTTGACACCTCTGGTTACAAACTCAAAGATGACCATTTTTAGAAGATACAGAGtgaatcaaaatttaaatattaataatatttaggGCTGAGAACAGATGTATTTACCTGTTACTCTGTGCTATTATCTTATCTTTCTGACTCTGATGTACTTTGAACTGTAGTTTCTGAACAGTTATAGGCTATAATCTCCCCATGTCACTCACAATGTACAGTCTCAGCAGAGAGGCACAAATACCGATTGTGAGACGTGATGAGTGATGCCATGAAGGTGTCCTTAGTGAAAAGGACTGGTCTACAAAAGAAAGTGATGTCCCTCAGACTGAATACTGGCCAAGTTAAAGAGTAACAAGACACTTATCCTTCCCTTCATCAACCTCTGTGGGTTTAGGATTCAAAACCTCTGCATTGCACTTGGGATCACAGCCAACACTGACTGTAATGCAGTGTTACAACACCTTTAAGGTGGAAGCAGAACAGGCAGCGAGATGAAGTGCTTATCCACTAGATGGCAGGATTTGCAGTTTCTGTGTTGTCTTTTGAGGGTAAATTCACACTGAATCACATGTGGCAGAAAACTGCTGTTGCAGTGTTATTTATGGGCTGCAACCTGCACTCGTGTTGAATTTCTGACCTCACCTAAATCAGAGACAACTGCAGTAACATCACTGATTCAGTTGTCGTCAGAAGATGTAACGGTGATCCAGTGTGGATTTAGTATTTAAACTGCAATGCCTCTTAAAACAGAGGCAAACACATACAATGACCCAATAAAATCACACATAGAAGAAATATGGAACTCTAATACATAGTTTCTTGGACAAAGTGACAACCTGTTAAAAAGCTAAATGTCCCTAGTTCAAAGAGGCCAGGATTGGGGTCAGTGCACTTTCAGTTCAACCCATTTAAAACGTACTTACTTATTAATGGAAAAAAGGTGGACTTTGAGGAAACCCACACCCCTGACCTGAATACCATGGAGATGAAGTGACCCCAACCCTGATAAAAACTTCAACAGATGTCAGTTAACACAGTCATAATGCTGTATGAATGCCCATCACtgttatagaaaaaaaacagaaaggacATGGAATTTTGAATCTTGAAAATGCTGCTGAGaaatcatactgtagatcaatTAAAGGCCTTACTTACAGAGCACTCAAACAGTTATTCATTAAGCTATGCTCAACACTGGGAAATAAGCGTTTTAATGTTCTATGTAAttacaaaattaaacatttaaaaacctaATTGGAGGTAAGAGCATATCAAAATGTATGcaattgtttcatttgaaatagAGAAGATGATGTGCCCTGCTGCTGCACATTCACAACATTGATGAAAGATTGGATTAATACTGTAGTAGGGAGATTACACAAGAGATGAACCTGATGACAATTCAGTTTTTAGAACAAGTCACCCGAACCCTGGCTTCAGTGAATGTGCACCAAATAAGACAGCATGACAGTTAATCCTTACCAGTATCATTAAAATGTCCTTCTCATCCCACTCTCGTCAATCCGGGTTCTGTCTTAGAGGtgtcacattaaaataaagattaaatagaGCGAGTGTTCGCCTGTGGCGCATGAGCATGTTTAGCTTGGATACTCCATGGCAGtaaggagcagcagcagtctggaAACCTCAGTTCACCCAGACGGGCCAGAGGTAAAATTATTTGGGGCTTTTGGACAAAGCAACCCTTTTATACTTTGCTGCTCCAAAGGGATGTTGGGAACAAAATGTAGGAGACAGACCACAGTAAGTAGTATACACATGCAGGGGGGAAGGAAGAGCAGAAGACCATGATGACtcctggaaaaacaaaaatgagttgATTAACAGTGGGTAATCactgaaaaatgacagcaaCGGCAGCATGCATTGCCAGAAACACTGTCCAGATTAATGTCTAGATTACTACTTAGAGTAAGtcaatgctttgagctaaatgctaacatcagcatgctaacactaatatgctgatgttgcagatataatgtttactgtgataTCTTTACCATGATACCATGTCATTATATATTGCAGGTATTTTCAGACAAATTCAAggcaattcatccaatattTATCCAAACAACTCCGGTAGTCTACTGGTTAAGACCCTAGACTGTACTACTCTATGGTTAGGACGCATGCAACATAACCGCAATGTTCACGGTTTGAATCCGGCAGCAGACCAATGATGCGTGAAgttccccttctctctctcccctcagtTCCTGTCATCTTTTACTGCAAtttaataaaggcataaaatgccccatgaaatattttgaaaaaacaaacacacaaatggtGGTGCTATAGAGAATAAGTCAGGGAATCACTAAAGTCATCAGAATTCCTCTCTAGAGACCATAAATGTCCATCCAATAATAgctgctgagatatttcagtctggaccaaagtgataGATTGACCAACCGCCACAAGCATGGCTAAAGATAATCCACTTGAAAACAGCAACTTCTATCGATTATCCTAACCTGGACATTTTTTGTGCAAGGACACATTGCTTTCAAGTTGTTCAAAAATCAATTTCCTGTTGCTTTGAGCAGCACAAACTAATTTcaattcacctccattgtattggggTAGTGGCAGATGGATAAGTCAAAATCTCAGTACATAAAACCCAAACTCTTTACATGGCTAGATACCATTACCACATGCAGATGCTAAATGTTGtaactaaaatatgatttgaaaaatgcatttctaATATGAATCATTACTTTAATCATCAGCTCTGGCAGTCATCTACACTGTTGTTTTCTAAATGACTGTACCTCCAGCGTAGACTGCTTTCTTCCAGGCCTGCGACTCTAGCACTCTGTCGTGGGGGTAAAAGTTCTGACTGATCATGAAGAGGATCATGGCCACCGCGATGACCCGCAGCACGGCCATGTTTCCCCCCGACAGCAGAGAGGCACTGGCCAGGATGGCTGAAGAGTAGATGCAGGGCAGACCACGATACATGAATGGGATGCCTACGGACCAAACAAGAAGAAATCTCCACTATGTCCTTTAAATTATTAAGTTAGAGTCAAATGACTGACAACATCACTTTCATAACCTACAGTGTACAATAACACTACATCTTAGAGACTTACCGCTTGAGAAGAAACAGAGGCGGACGAACACAGACATGACGTAACACATGCATAGGATGTTATCCAGCAGGTCAGGTGTCCTCAGGAGCAACGATGTGGCAATCCCAAAG is a genomic window of Thunnus maccoyii chromosome 4, fThuMac1.1, whole genome shotgun sequence containing:
- the tmem269 gene encoding transmembrane protein 269 isoform X2, with product MVMGMASILSSLNGHHHAACWLVLIGYLLDLADGAVARRLDACSALGAKLDDFADFTTFGIATSLLLRTPDLLDNILCMCYVMSVFVRLCFFSSGIPFMYRGLPCIYSSAILASASLLSGGNMAVLRVIAVAMILFMISQNFYPHDRVLESQAWKKAVYAGGVIMVFCSSFPPACVYYLLWSVSYILFPTSLWSSKV
- the tmem269 gene encoding transmembrane protein 269 isoform X1 gives rise to the protein MILLTPSSGFFQCTNKLFLSDQATGLQIKEFARKNAANALSVANMVMGMASILSSLNGHHHAACWLVLIGYLLDLADGAVARRLDACSALGAKLDDFADFTTFGIATSLLLRTPDLLDNILCMCYVMSVFVRLCFFSSGIPFMYRGLPCIYSSAILASASLLSGGNMAVLRVIAVAMILFMISQNFYPHDRVLESQAWKKAVYAGGVIMVFCSSFPPACVYYLLWSVSYILFPTSLWSSKV